A stretch of the Macrobrachium nipponense isolate FS-2020 chromosome 23, ASM1510439v2, whole genome shotgun sequence genome encodes the following:
- the LOC135197475 gene encoding uncharacterized protein LOC135197475 — MDPAFSCEFCGIYMGDPDKEPRVLCCGHTFCTPCVCDFFRGGKYKCPSCSRQHHPENTEAIPINHSLLKMIRTENSPGGKKSKRAVSSPGLSKNGGTKSDSETETDLPVVNPGSSEEPLHHAGKCDKHDTYCTFWCKKCKEWICHDCTIIGHPPAQCSICSFTQAVEEMKMEEDLCIKRTIELFDAHAEKYHEKQWALKALREKHRALIKELQRLLSKHQRAKKDIERQAEAIKSCLTDGLTTLLTMLESQGRLLEAQTLQEVLEARHQAQICQSKILAWHDPAILAETEEIYYSEELQNSTSIAFAVLRHTLPSSDNSSIKSPSSDFTTLSTEDEAEVARNIKYLMESPEWKRIVEKRENDDLATDNSWWHCLAKGSGKTDTRKDELDRGLNNSYNKMGDQQLEIKSPSPRKRSTPIEDSIDKCKEDSDDDCRCSLPHKQHLAYDDLKGLVYPSRSTYPVAKRRASLSPKLDQISENEELVEGLTKEPRKEELVEGLTEEPRKHVEEKGLDYPQIPTRRRIGFTGGDSKQIGSLECLQRAGITIPSTKGITFTETDTKTPDASIPAVASEPTYPEQEGSSRENSLLGDSRNELHLFYYANGGFENAPETDFGSHECGTDKGHDRKSDSGKDVVGISAPAGNDTIANSAPAGSESVGNSALAGNESVGNSALAGNDSDGNTASGNIIVVAGEADEDDDNEGGNHYYDSDYLDDNEVSDGGYECDAIHSSVSEERECGTEQMERKFPNNEYNPHGSSLLAECQHERDSSKSTEKTTISNRSISGNTERSEGSYDGYTFVNERGEIFRSVGTEPTSLFNNEPPGDKWFHLNIIKDEVQVVGAVHIIASSIFPYLDVDFKKNLRTLPVLNQRKRQPFTVQVLKKARLK, encoded by the exons ATGGATCCTGCATTTTCGTGCGAGTTCTGTGGCATTTACATGGGGGACCCAGACAAGGAACCTCGGGTCCTCTGCTGTGGTCATACCTTCTGTACCCCGTGCGTCTGCGATTTTTTCAGAGGGGGAAAGTACAAATGCCCTTCGTGCAGTCGCCAACACCATCCAGAAAATACAGAAGCTATACCCATTAATCATTCCCTCCTGAAAATGATCAGAACAGAGAATTCTCCTGGTGGTAAGAAATCCAAAAGAGCAGTTTCTTCACCTGGGTTATCTAAGAACGGTGGTACTAAGAGTGATAGTGAGACAGAGACTGATTTGCCAGTGGTAAACCCTGGTTCATCTGAGGAACCACTCCACCATGCTGGAAAATGCGACAAACATGACACATACTGTACGTTTTGGTGTAAAAAGTGTAAGGAATGGATATGCCACGACTGCACCATCATAGGCCACCCACCAGCGCAATGTAGCATCTGCTCCTTCACCCAAGCCGTCGAGGAAATGAAAATGGAGGAGGACCTCTGCATCAAGAGAACCATTGAGCTGTTTGATGCTCATGCCGAAAAATACCACGAGAAGCAGTGGGCTCTGAAGGCACTGAGAGAGAAGCACAGAGCTTTGATCAAGGAGCTGCAGAGACTTTTGTCAAAACACCAGAGGGCGAAGAAGGACATAGAGAGACAGGCGGAGGCCATCAAGAGTTGCCTCACTGACGGACTGACGACTTTGTTGACGATGCTTGAATCACAAGGGCGGCTGCTGGAGGCTCAGACACTACAGGAGGTTCTTGAGGCCCGCCACCAAGCCCAGATATGCCAGAGCAAGATCTTGGCCTGGCATGACCCTGCTATTCTGGCCGAGACTGAGGAGATATATTACTCTGAGGAG TTGCAAAATTCGACATCGATTGCCTTTGCAGTTCTGAGACACACCTTGCCATCTTCAGATAACTCGAGTATCAAATCCCCGTCGAGTGATTTCACTACTCTGTCCACTGAG GATGAAGCAGAAGTAGCGAGGAACATAAAATACTTGATGGAAAGCCCAGAATGGAAGAGAATtgttgaaaagagagaaaatgatgaCCTTGCCACTGATAACTCTTGGTGGCATTGCTTGGCGAAAGGCTCTGGCAAGACTGACACTAGGAAGGATGAATTGGACAGGGGCCTTAATAATTCTTACAACAAAATGGGTGACCAACAACTGGAAATAAAGTCGCCATCTCCTAGAAAACGTTCTACACCCATTGAAGATTCTATTGACAAGTGTAAAGAGGACTCAGACGATGATTGTCGATGCTCTCTTCCCCATAAGCAGCATTTGGCCTATGATGACTTAAAGGGTCTTGTGTATCCTTCTAGAAGTACGTACCCTGTGGCCAAAagaagagcctctctctctccaaagctaGACCAGATATCAGAAAACGAGGAACTAGTTGAAGGGCTGACCAAGGAACCTAGAAAAGAGGAACTAGTTGAAGGGCTGACCGAGGAACCTAGGAAACATGTGGAGGAAAAAGGCTTGGACTACCCACAGATTCCAACACGAAGAAGAATTGGGTTTACAGGGGGTGATAGCAAGCAGATTGGTAGTTTGGAATGTCTACAAAGGGCTGGTATTACTATTCCGTCAACAAAAGGCATTACGTTTACTGAGACGGACACGAAAACTCCAGATGCCTCCATACCTGCAGTTGCGAGTGAACCCACCTACCCCGAGCAGGAGGGGAGTTCCCGTGAGAATTCGCTTCTAGGAGACTCTAGAAACGAACTTCATCTATTTTACTATGCAAATGGCGGTTTTGAAAATGCCCCTGAAACTGATTTTGGAAGCCATGAATGTGGGACTGACAAGGGGCATGATAGGAAGTCTGATTCTGGAAAGGATGTAGTTGGGATCTCTGCACCAGCTGGAAATGACACCATTGCGAACTCTGCACCGGCTGGAAGTGAGAGCGTTGGGAACTCGGCACTGGCTGGAAATGAGTCTGTTGGGAACTCTGCACTGGCTGGAAATGATAGCGATGGCAACACTGCTTCAGGAAACATCATTGTGGTGGCTGGTGAagcagatgaagatgatgataatgaggGTGGTAATCATTATTATGATAGTGATTACTTAGATGATAATGAAGTATCTGACGGTGGTTATGAATGTGACGCAATCCATTCCTCagtgagtgaagagagagagtgtggaacagaacaaatggaaagaaaatttcCAAATAATGAATACAATCCTCATGGAAGCAGTCTCCTTGCGGAATGTCAACATGAAAGAGACTCCTCCAAAAGTACAGAGAAGACCACAATTTCTAATAGAAGCATAAGTGGTAATACAGAAAGAAGCGAAGGTAGCTATGACGGATACACTTTTGTtaatgaaagaggagaaatttTCCGTAGTGTAGGAACTGAACCTACATCTTTGTTCAATAATGAACCTCCTGGTGACAAATGGTTTCACTTGAATATCATCAAAGATGAAGTACAGGTTGTGGGAGCAGTTCATATCATAGCCAGTTCTATTTTTCCATACTTGGACGTCGATTTCAAGAAGAATCTGAGAACACTTCCAGTACTGAATCAGCGGAAGAGACAGCCCTTTACTGTGCAGGTGTTGAagaaagccagactgaagtag